The following proteins are encoded in a genomic region of Mycolicibacterium confluentis:
- a CDS encoding amidohydrolase family protein, with translation MTHAAESFRDAPIFDADQHMYETAEALTKFLPERYRHAVQYAQFGRQTRVVINNRVTDFIPNPTFERVAAPGAHEKFFAGENVEGLTLREMQGKAIEAPAATRNPEDRVAELDRQGVVEALNYPTLGSLVEHSSADDPQLTLAIVHALNQWILEHWSFNYADRVFSTPIINLSEVDAAQRELEYLLDNGAKVALIKPGPVNGLHGWRSPGLPEFDPFWRDVEAAGLPIVLHASYPPLDEYVNKWEPAHTQNFMTQSAFRWMVLGHREISDMITALICHGTLTRFPKLRIASVENGSSWIFPLFNDFEDLQRKMPQNFPEHPHDVFRRNIWVSPFWEGCVADVVNTVGWDKVLFGSDYPHPEGLAEPKGFWKYAEGMDTRRTYDFMGDNARRFMGLPIANPDPDAVHPPQLVAPGR, from the coding sequence ATGACCCACGCCGCAGAATCCTTCCGGGACGCACCGATCTTCGATGCCGACCAGCACATGTACGAGACCGCGGAGGCGTTGACCAAGTTCCTCCCCGAGCGGTATCGCCACGCGGTGCAGTACGCCCAATTCGGCAGGCAGACCCGCGTGGTGATCAACAACCGGGTCACCGACTTCATCCCAAACCCCACCTTCGAGCGGGTCGCCGCACCGGGCGCGCACGAGAAGTTCTTCGCCGGCGAGAACGTCGAGGGTCTGACCCTGCGGGAGATGCAGGGCAAGGCCATCGAGGCGCCCGCGGCCACCCGCAATCCCGAGGACCGCGTCGCAGAACTCGACCGCCAGGGTGTCGTCGAGGCGCTCAACTACCCCACCCTGGGCTCGCTGGTGGAGCACTCCAGCGCCGACGATCCACAACTCACGCTGGCCATCGTGCACGCGCTCAACCAGTGGATCCTCGAACACTGGAGCTTCAACTACGCCGACCGGGTGTTCTCGACCCCGATCATCAACCTCTCCGAGGTCGACGCCGCCCAGCGTGAACTCGAATACCTCCTCGACAACGGCGCCAAGGTGGCGCTGATCAAGCCCGGCCCGGTCAACGGCCTGCACGGCTGGCGCTCACCGGGCCTGCCGGAGTTCGACCCGTTCTGGCGCGATGTCGAGGCCGCAGGCCTGCCGATCGTGCTGCACGCCAGCTACCCGCCGCTGGATGAGTACGTCAACAAGTGGGAACCGGCGCACACCCAGAACTTCATGACCCAGAGCGCATTCCGCTGGATGGTGCTGGGCCACCGCGAGATCTCGGACATGATCACGGCGCTGATCTGCCACGGCACCCTGACCCGGTTCCCGAAACTGCGGATCGCCAGCGTCGAGAACGGCAGTTCGTGGATCTTCCCGCTGTTCAACGACTTCGAGGACCTGCAGAGGAAGATGCCACAGAACTTCCCCGAGCATCCGCACGACGTCTTCCGCCGCAACATCTGGGTCAGCCCCTTCTGGGAGGGCTGCGTGGCCGACGTCGTCAACACCGTCGGTTGGGACAAGGTGCTGTTCGGCTCGGACTATCCGCATCCGGAGGGCTTGGCGGAACCCAAGGGTTTCTGGAAGTACGCCGAGGGCATGGACACCCGGCGCACCTATGACTTCATGGGTGACAACGCCCGCCGGTTCATGGGTCTGCCCATCGCAAACCCGGAC
- a CDS encoding aldehyde dehydrogenase family protein: MSTQELAADGAAWDHRAELETLLQHQRAAFVAQGPPDLDVRLNRIDRLSALVLDNTDAFVTAMDADFGTRSRAASLFTEVVGIIPVIEHTRRHVAQWMKSTKLLRAARALGLRADVQPTPLGVVGVIGPWNFPLNLVVLPAAAAFAAGNRVMIKMSEITPRTAELMKDLAPKYFDSTELAVVTGGPEVAATFSALPFDHLFFTGSPEVGKLVQQAAAQNLVPVTLELGGKNPVVVAPDQGHVDITRAAARIAAARMVNGGQVCVCPDYVLVPDGAVEVFIDQARRTLEGMFPSILDNDDYCSCVNEPNFDRVLALLDDARAKGADVVSVAPAGEPLPDRATRKIAPTIVRGVTGDMRIAHEEIFGPVLVVLGYSNLDDAIACINERPAPLVAYWYGPGNDDFRNFVQRTRSGGVARNDFAAQMIPSAAPFGGVGRSGMGAYHGKAGFDAFSHYRTVVGSDLPFSITGSASPPFRTPMKLYADATLRLARNRTHRRIERSRSARIAGVQQ, translated from the coding sequence ATGAGCACGCAGGAACTGGCCGCCGACGGCGCGGCGTGGGATCACCGCGCCGAACTGGAGACGCTGCTGCAGCACCAGCGTGCGGCGTTCGTCGCGCAGGGCCCACCGGACCTGGACGTTCGCCTGAACCGCATCGACCGGCTGTCGGCCCTCGTACTGGACAACACCGACGCCTTCGTCACGGCCATGGACGCCGACTTCGGTACGCGGTCCCGTGCGGCGTCGTTGTTCACCGAGGTTGTCGGAATCATCCCGGTCATCGAGCACACCAGACGCCATGTAGCGCAGTGGATGAAGTCCACCAAGCTGTTGCGCGCGGCCCGCGCGCTGGGATTGCGGGCCGATGTGCAGCCCACTCCACTCGGGGTGGTCGGCGTCATCGGCCCGTGGAACTTCCCGCTCAACCTTGTGGTGCTGCCCGCCGCGGCGGCCTTCGCCGCGGGCAACCGCGTCATGATCAAGATGTCGGAGATCACCCCGCGCACCGCCGAACTCATGAAGGACCTCGCGCCGAAGTACTTCGACTCGACCGAACTCGCGGTCGTCACGGGTGGACCAGAGGTGGCCGCCACCTTCAGCGCGCTGCCGTTCGACCACCTCTTTTTCACCGGGTCACCCGAGGTGGGCAAGCTGGTGCAGCAGGCCGCGGCGCAGAACCTCGTGCCGGTGACACTCGAACTCGGCGGTAAGAACCCCGTCGTCGTGGCACCCGATCAGGGACACGTCGACATCACGCGGGCCGCGGCCCGCATCGCCGCGGCCCGGATGGTCAACGGCGGTCAGGTGTGCGTGTGCCCCGACTACGTGCTCGTCCCCGACGGTGCCGTCGAGGTGTTCATCGACCAGGCGCGCCGCACGCTCGAGGGGATGTTCCCCAGCATTCTGGACAACGACGACTACTGCTCGTGCGTCAACGAACCGAACTTCGACCGGGTGCTGGCACTGCTCGACGACGCGCGGGCCAAGGGTGCCGACGTGGTGTCGGTGGCGCCGGCGGGTGAACCGCTTCCGGACCGCGCCACGCGAAAGATCGCGCCCACCATCGTGCGCGGGGTGACGGGGGACATGCGCATCGCGCACGAGGAGATCTTCGGCCCGGTCCTTGTGGTGCTGGGGTACTCGAATCTCGACGACGCCATCGCGTGCATCAACGAAAGGCCCGCGCCGCTGGTCGCCTACTGGTACGGGCCGGGCAATGACGATTTCCGGAACTTCGTGCAGCGCACCCGAAGTGGTGGAGTTGCGCGCAATGACTTCGCCGCGCAGATGATTCCGTCGGCGGCGCCGTTCGGTGGCGTGGGCCGCAGTGGGATGGGTGCCTATCACGGCAAGGCCGGGTTCGACGCCTTCAGCCATTACCGCACAGTGGTCGGATCGGATCTGCCGTTCAGCATCACAGGATCGGCGTCACCGCCGTTCCGCACACCGATGAAGCTCTATGCCGACGCGACACTGCGCTTGGCCCGCAACCGAACTCACCGCCGAATCGAGAGATCCCGATCAGCCAGAATCGCAGGAGTGCAGCAATGA
- a CDS encoding thiolase family protein yields MNEVAIIGVGLHPFGRFEGKTAMQMGVDAILAAVADAGIEWSDVQAATGGSWTVANPDAIVGMVGLTGIPFTNVFNACATAASAAKACADGIRLGDYDIGIAVGLDKHPKGAFTEDPALVGMPRWYAQNGQYLTTQFFGMKANRYLHDHGISQATLAKVANKNFRNGVLNPNAFRRKEISEADILASPMLNYPLTQYMFCAPDEGAAAVVMCRADIAHRYIDKPIYLKAVEVRTRSYGAYEVNTTFAPVDEDVAPTVYAARAAFERAGVSPEDVDVIQLQDTDAGAEIIHMAECGFCADGDQEKLLADGATEIGGSMPINTDGGLIANGEPIGASGLRQIHEIVRQLRGQAGDRQVPGSPKVGFTQLYGAPGTAAATVLTT; encoded by the coding sequence GTGAACGAAGTGGCGATCATCGGCGTCGGGTTGCATCCCTTCGGTCGGTTCGAGGGCAAGACCGCGATGCAGATGGGCGTCGACGCCATCCTCGCCGCGGTCGCGGATGCGGGCATCGAATGGAGTGACGTCCAGGCGGCCACCGGCGGCAGTTGGACAGTCGCCAACCCGGACGCCATCGTCGGCATGGTCGGCCTGACCGGCATCCCCTTCACCAATGTGTTCAACGCGTGCGCGACGGCCGCCAGCGCCGCCAAGGCGTGCGCCGACGGCATCCGACTCGGCGACTACGACATCGGGATCGCGGTCGGCCTCGACAAGCACCCCAAGGGCGCGTTCACCGAGGACCCCGCACTGGTCGGGATGCCCCGCTGGTACGCCCAGAACGGGCAGTACCTCACCACGCAGTTCTTCGGGATGAAGGCCAACCGCTACCTGCACGACCACGGGATCTCGCAGGCCACCCTGGCGAAGGTGGCCAACAAGAACTTCCGCAACGGCGTGCTGAACCCGAACGCGTTCCGGCGCAAGGAGATATCAGAAGCTGACATCCTCGCGTCGCCCATGCTCAACTACCCGCTGACGCAGTACATGTTCTGCGCACCCGACGAGGGCGCGGCCGCGGTCGTGATGTGCCGCGCCGACATCGCCCACCGCTACATCGACAAGCCCATCTACCTCAAGGCTGTGGAGGTCCGCACCCGCAGCTACGGCGCCTACGAGGTCAACACCACCTTCGCGCCCGTCGACGAGGACGTGGCCCCGACGGTGTACGCCGCACGCGCGGCGTTCGAGAGGGCCGGAGTGAGCCCGGAGGACGTCGACGTCATCCAGTTGCAGGACACCGACGCGGGTGCCGAGATCATCCACATGGCCGAGTGCGGCTTCTGCGCCGACGGCGACCAGGAGAAGCTGCTCGCCGACGGCGCCACCGAGATCGGCGGCTCGATGCCGATCAACACCGACGGCGGACTGATCGCCAACGGCGAGCCCATCGGCGCGTCCGGGCTCCGGCAGATCCACGAGATCGTCCGGCAGCTGCGTGGCCAGGCCGGCGACCGTCAGGTACCCGGCTCCCCCAAGGTCGGATTCACCCAGCTCTACGGTGCGCCGGGCACGGCCGCGGCGACCGTCCTGACCACCTGA